The region CACGGAGGGCACAGAGGACACGGAGGAAAAACGCGAGAAAAGCACAAGCTTATTTTACAGGACCAAACCCGGTATGCCACCCTTTGTCCTCATCCCTGTAAATTTGGCCTTTGATTATGTTGTGCCTTTTCCCTCCCGCCTTTCTCCGTGTCCTCCGTGGTAATGCTTTCTTTCCCCAAAAGGAGAATACAACCATGAACATCGTAGAAGCCACGCTGGAACGCATCAAACCGGTCAGCCCCCAATTGCTGGAACAGGCCCAGGGCCGGCTGGACATCAAGACCAAGCCGCTCGGCTCCCTGGGCAGGCTGGAGGAGTTCGGCCGCCGTTTCGCCGCCATCAGCGGCACCTTGAATCCCGACACCGCGAAAAAGGTCATCTTCACCTTTGCCGGCGACCACGGCGTGACCGACGAGGGGGTCTCGGCCTTCCCGAAAGAGGTCACCCCCCAGATGGCCTTCAACATCCTGGCCGGCGGGGCCGGCGTCAACGTGCTGGCCCGCCATGCCGGGGCCGAGGTGCGGTTGGTGGACGTGGGGGTGGACTACGACTTCAACGGCGTCGAAGGCCTGATCGACCGCAAGGTGGCCCGCGGCACCCGGAACTTCGCCAAGGGACCGGCCATGACCCGTGACGAGGTCCTGGCCGCCCTGAAGGTCGGCATCGACCAGGCCGACCAGTGCAAAGCGGAAGGTGTGGCCATGGCGGGAACGGGCGAATTGGGCATCGGCAATACGACCCCCTCCTCGGCCATCATCGCCGCCATCTCCGGCATTCCGGTCAGGGAGCTGACCCACCGCGGCACCGGCATCAACGACGCTGGCCTGGAGAACAAGATCCGGGCCATCGAACAGGGCCTGGCCGTCAACCGCCCCGACCCGAAGGACCCGCTGGACGTGCTGACCAAGGTGGGGGGGCTGGAGATCGCCGCCATTGCCGGCCTGGTGCTGGGGTGCGCGGCCAACGGCATCCCGGTGGTGGTGGACGGCTTCATCTCCACCGCCGGCGCGCTGATCGCCTCGGAAATGCACCCCCATGTGCGCGACTACATCTTTGCCGCCCACGCCTCGGTGGAGATCGGCCACCGCTTCATGCTGGAACGGATCGGCGCCACGCCGATCCTGAACCTGGACCTGCGCCTGGGGGAAGGCACCGGCGCCGCCCTGGCCATGGGCCTGATCGAGGCCGGGGTGAAGGTGTTGAAAGAGATGGCCACCTTCGAGCAGGCAGGAGTAACGGAACAGCTATAAGAAGGTTGTTGAAAAACAGCCATCAGGCCTTCGTCCTCGAAAGTCCTTTCGTGCGGCGTAGCGCCCCTCATCCTATCCTTCTCCCAAAGGGAGAAGGGATACTGTTACCCTCTCCCTCTGGGAGAGGGTGGCCAAAGGCCGGGTGAGGGCCTCCTCAGGGCTTGTCGAGCGGGTGCGGCGATCTGACTATTTTTGAACAACCTGAGATTCTCAACAGCCTGATAAACCTTAATCCAAAATGAGAGTGGAGTCGCACCCCATGAAAACCCAGATCGAATCCGCCCGCGAGGGCATCATCACCCCCCAGATGGCGGCAGTGGCCGCAGACGAGGCGCTTGCGCCGGAGTTCGTGCGCGCCATGGTGGCCGAGGGGCGGATCGTCATCCCCTGGA is a window of Geobacter sp. FeAm09 DNA encoding:
- the cobT gene encoding nicotinate-nucleotide--dimethylbenzimidazole phosphoribosyltransferase codes for the protein MNIVEATLERIKPVSPQLLEQAQGRLDIKTKPLGSLGRLEEFGRRFAAISGTLNPDTAKKVIFTFAGDHGVTDEGVSAFPKEVTPQMAFNILAGGAGVNVLARHAGAEVRLVDVGVDYDFNGVEGLIDRKVARGTRNFAKGPAMTRDEVLAALKVGIDQADQCKAEGVAMAGTGELGIGNTTPSSAIIAAISGIPVRELTHRGTGINDAGLENKIRAIEQGLAVNRPDPKDPLDVLTKVGGLEIAAIAGLVLGCAANGIPVVVDGFISTAGALIASEMHPHVRDYIFAAHASVEIGHRFMLERIGATPILNLDLRLGEGTGAALAMGLIEAGVKVLKEMATFEQAGVTEQL